In one window of Hevea brasiliensis isolate MT/VB/25A 57/8 chromosome 10, ASM3005281v1, whole genome shotgun sequence DNA:
- the LOC110670537 gene encoding BTB/POZ and TAZ domain-containing protein 4, whose translation MDEICDKKGHPVPPPLPGPATTSSYHRRQLTMDGKTLRGHSSVSTRTKDMWERLFDEGYRADVTINTDKGGSIYAHANILGMASPVIKGLLKQAKSRTRQRSISIRGVPHDAVRVFIRFLYSSCYEKEEMEEFVLHLLVLSHVFVVPELKKICAHKLEQSFLTTENVVDIFQLALLCDAPRLSLICHRMIVSNFQEISTTEGWKAMQQSHPVLEKELLDSMVDVENRQKERIRKLNERKIYLQLYEAMEALVHICRDGCRTIGPHDKDFRGTQAPCPYSACKGLELLVRHFAGCKLRIPGGCIHCKRMWQLLELHSRLCADFNVCRVPLCRNFKSRIKSQSKKDEVKWRILVKKILRTKRIGGSPFFSSAISCSS comes from the exons ATGGATGAGATATGTGACAAGAAAGGGCATCCAGTGCCACCCCCATTACCTGGTCCGGCGACCACCAGCAGCTACCATCGAAGGCAATTAACGATGGATGGCAAAACATTAAGAGGACATAGCAGTGTCTCTACCAGAACCAAGGACATGTGGGAACGCTTGTTTGATGAAGGCTATAGAGCAGATGTTACAATTAATACCGACAAGGGTGGCTCCATCTATGCGCATGCCAATATTCTT GGCATGGCTTCTCCTGTCATAAAAGGCCTGTTAAAGCAAGCAAAAAGCCGAACTCGACAACGATCAATCTCAATTCGGGGCGTTCCTCATGACGCTGTTCGAGTTTTTATTCGATTCTTATACTCTTCttg TTACGAgaaagaagaaatggaggaaTTTGTGTTACACTTGTTGGTGCTCTCGCATGTTTTTGTGGTTCCAGAGTTGAAGAAGATATGCGCGCACAAGTTAGAGCAAAGTTTTCTTACAACCGAAAACGTAGTTGACATCTTTCAGCTTGCGTTACTGTGCGATGCTCCTAGGCTTAGCCTCATTTGTCACCGCATGATTGTGAGCAACTTCCAGGAAATTTCCACCACAGAAGGGTGGAAAGCGATGCAGCAGAGCCACCCTGTGCTCGAAAAGGAACTTCTTGATTCCATGGTTGATGTAGAAAAT AGGCAAAAGGAGAGAATTAGGAAACTAAATGAGAGGAAGATCTATTTGCAATTATACGAGGCAATGGAGGCTCTTGTTCATATATGCAGAGACGGTTGCAGGACAATTGGACCACATGATAAAGATTTCAGAGGGACTCAGGCACCTTGCCCTTATTCAGCATGCAAGGGACTGGAATTGCTGGTGCGCCATTTCGCAGGTTGCAAGTTGAGAATACCTGGAGGTTGCATTCATTGCAAGAGAATGTGGCAGCTATTAGAGCTACACTCTCGTCTCTGCGCTGATTTCAACGTATGCAGAGTTCCTCTGTGCAG GAATTTCAAGTCGAGGATTAAGAGCCAAAGCAAGAAGGATGAGGTTAAGTGGCGAATCCTAGTGAAAAAGATTCTTAGAACAAAGAGAATTGGAGGTTCACCATTCTTTTCATCAGCAATTTCATGCTCTTCTTGA